The DNA sequence CCTGCCCTTTGATCCGGTATTCGTTCCCGAAGATCTCAACTTTTATGCCCGGTTTGGATTCGGTCATAGCACTCTATGATTATGGTTTAAAATTTCCCTGCAGTTCAATATACTACTGCTGGAGTTTATCCAGCTTGCCTATTATGTTTTCCAGCTTACTCTTAAGCTCTTCCTGCGACCCCTTAAGCTGCCGGTTCTCATCCTGCAGGGATTCCAGGTCCCCGCCCCTATCCTCCATTGACTTGATCTTTTTATTCAGGGTCTCCAGCTGTCCCTTTAGCTGGGCGTTCTCGCCCTCCAGTTGATCCTTGGCTTTCTTTAACTGTGTGATGGTCCCGACCGCTTTGTCGATCCTTTCCTCCAGTGCATCCAGTGCGTCTAAGCTCATAGATGATCCTCCGAGTTTATATATATAAAATGGCAGGAGCCAAATCAGGACTGTTATCTGATATTGGCCTGCAGTTTCCCCTTCAATCCCTCCAACACTTTTTGATGGATGCCTGAGACCTCGGCGTCGGTGAGGGTCCGGCCGGCCGCCCGGTAGACCAGTGAGAAGGCCATGCTCTTGCGGCCCGGCTCGATCTGCTTTCCCTGATACAGGTCGAACAATGACACCGATTCCAGTTCGCCGCCGGCCAGCTGTCCGATCAGTTCGGTAACCCGCCGGCATTCCGTCTCCGCCGGCAGATCCAGGGCCAGATCCCGCTTTATTGACGGGTATTTCGGCAGATCCCGGTATCTGTTCTGTTTCAATCCGGACAACTCCATCAGAACCTCCAGATCGATCTCCAGGTAATATATCCGATCCTTAAGCCCTATCTTGGCCGATACCGACGGATCCAGCTCCCCGCAGCAGCCCAGTATTTTTTTATTGACCCTGACCATGGCCGAACGGCCGGGATGCAAAGCCGCGATCTTTTCTGCGGCAAATTCGGCCTCAGCCATGCCCAGAGAATCCAGCAGGAACTGCAAAGCGCCCTTGATATCGAAGAAATCAACCGCCTTGGGCTTGGCATCCCATGATTGATCAGCCGCCTGGCCGCACAGTAAGGCTCCCAGATGAAGGCCTTCGTAAGGAGTTGACTTTTGGGGGCGGAATATTTTTCCCATCTCGAAAAGCCTGACGCCGGCGATGCCGTTGTTCAGGTTCTGTCCGGCCGCCTCCAGCAGGCCCGGAAGCAAAATCGTCCTGAGGGCTGATTGGTCCGAGGAGATGGGATTGACCAGTTCCACCGCCGGTTGGGACGGAAAGGCCGGCGACAGGTCCAAAGCCTCCAGTTTTCCCGGGTCTATCAGGGTCAGGCCGTAATGCTCGGAGAATCCCTGGCTGGTCATGGCTTTTGAGACCCCGGCCAGAAAGATATCCTTGGGGCGTTTGACGGCCGGGACCGCCCAGGGCTCGATACGATCCCCGGGCAGGTTGTCGTAGCCGAAGATCCGGCCCACCTCTTCAATCAGGTCCACCTCGCGCTCGATATCGCTGCGAAAGCTGGGCACCTGCACCTGTATGACATCGTTGGATATTTTCGCCTTCAGTTCCAGGGCATTCAGTATCTCAACCATCCTCTGGGCGGGAATGTCCATTCCCAGCAGGCTATTGGCCTTCTCCGGACGCAATGACAGTTGGCGGTATTCGGGAAATTCCGTTTTGGCCACATCCAGCACACCCGCCGCCACCTGGCCTCCGGCCAATTCGGCTATCAGTTTGGCGGCCCTATCGGCCGCTTTCTTCAAAATAAGAGGATCGGCCCCCCGCTCAAAGCGGTATGAAGCATCGGTCTTAAGGCCCAAAGACCGGCTTCCCTTGCGTATCAGGTTGGGCTCGAAATAGGCGCTTTCCAAAAGGACGTTTTTTGTATTGTCGGATATCTCCGACTCCAGCCCGCCCATGATGCCGGCCAGGGCCACCGGCCGCTTGGCATCGGCGATCACCAGGTTGTCGACCGTAAGTTTTCGCTCCACTCCATCCAGGGTGGTAAAATTCTCATTGGGCTTGGCCCGCCTGACCACAATGGTATGATCGGCCAACTTGTCATAATCAAACGCATGAAGCGGATGCCCCAATTCATACATCACCAGATTGGTCACATCCGCCACGTTATTGATAGGGCGCAGCCCTATCTTCTCGATCTTCGTTTTAAGCCAGCCGGGGGATTCGGCTATCTTGACCCCGGTGATCACCCGGGCCAGATACCGGGGGCATCCCGCTCCGTCTTCAATGGTCAATTTGGCCAGCTGGTCAATCGGCTGACCTTTTTCGGCCACTATGCAGTCGGGCTGGGTGATCTTCCCGCCGGCCAGGGCCCTGATGTCCCGGGCGATGCCCAGCAGGGACAGGCAATCCGGCCGGTTGGGTGTGATCTCCAGATCCAGCAGATGGTCGCCGCCGGACAATGGCTCGACCGCCTCCACCTCTATGCCGGAGAAGGTCAGCTTGTCGGACAGCTCCTTGACCGTCCAGTTGAAATCTATGAATTCTTTAAGCCAGTTATAGGTTATCTTCATTTTTTTGGATGCTGATTATACTTGCCGTATTCCGTAGCCGGTATTCTGTATCAGTTCCTAATCGCTTTGCTCTTTGTGTCTTGGTGCCTTGGTGGCTGGTTAAAATTGCTCCAGAAACCTCATGTCCCCCTGGTAGAACATCCGGATATCGTTGATGCCGTACCTCAGCATGGCCACCCGCTCCAGCCCCAGCCCCCAGGCGAACCCCTGATAAACCTCGGGATCGTACCCCACATTCTTGAAGACATTGGGATCCACCATCCCGGCCCCGGAGATCTCCAGCCAGCCGGATTGCTTGCAGACCCGGCAGCCCTTTCCTCCGCAGAACAGGCAGGAGAAATCGTACTCCACGCTGGGCTCGGTAAAGGGGAAGAAATGGGGGCGGAACCTTATCTTGACCTTCTCCCCCAGCAGTTGCCTGGCAAAATAATTAAGGATGCCTTTCAGATCGGCCAGGCTGGCCTTCCTATCCACGTACAGCCCCTCGCACTGGTGGAACACCGGCATATGCGAGGCGTCGATGGCGTCGCGCCGGTAGCAGCGGCCGGGGGCGATGATCCTGACCGGAGGCGGCTGGGACTTCATGGTCCTTATCTGCACCGGAGAGGTATGGGTCCTCATCAGCAGACTTTGATCGTTATTGAGGTAGAAGGTATCCTGCATGTCCCGCGAAGGATGGTTCTCCGGCGTGTTCAGGGCGTCGAAATTATTCCGGGACGATTCCACGTCCGGGCCCTCGGCCACCGAAAAACCCATCCCGTGGAAGATGTCAGAGATATCCTCCAGCAGTTGGGACAAAGGATGCCGGTGCCCGGCAAACAGCCGGCGCCCCGGCAGG is a window from the Candidatus Edwardsbacteria bacterium genome containing:
- the zapB gene encoding cell division protein ZapB, with the protein product MSLDALDALEERIDKAVGTITQLKKAKDQLEGENAQLKGQLETLNKKIKSMEDRGGDLESLQDENRQLKGSQEELKSKLENIIGKLDKLQQ
- the pheT gene encoding phenylalanine--tRNA ligase subunit beta yields the protein MKITYNWLKEFIDFNWTVKELSDKLTFSGIEVEAVEPLSGGDHLLDLEITPNRPDCLSLLGIARDIRALAGGKITQPDCIVAEKGQPIDQLAKLTIEDGAGCPRYLARVITGVKIAESPGWLKTKIEKIGLRPINNVADVTNLVMYELGHPLHAFDYDKLADHTIVVRRAKPNENFTTLDGVERKLTVDNLVIADAKRPVALAGIMGGLESEISDNTKNVLLESAYFEPNLIRKGSRSLGLKTDASYRFERGADPLILKKAADRAAKLIAELAGGQVAAGVLDVAKTEFPEYRQLSLRPEKANSLLGMDIPAQRMVEILNALELKAKISNDVIQVQVPSFRSDIEREVDLIEEVGRIFGYDNLPGDRIEPWAVPAVKRPKDIFLAGVSKAMTSQGFSEHYGLTLIDPGKLEALDLSPAFPSQPAVELVNPISSDQSALRTILLPGLLEAAGQNLNNGIAGVRLFEMGKIFRPQKSTPYEGLHLGALLCGQAADQSWDAKPKAVDFFDIKGALQFLLDSLGMAEAEFAAEKIAALHPGRSAMVRVNKKILGCCGELDPSVSAKIGLKDRIYYLEIDLEVLMELSGLKQNRYRDLPKYPSIKRDLALDLPAETECRRVTELIGQLAGGELESVSLFDLYQGKQIEPGRKSMAFSLVYRAAGRTLTDAEVSGIHQKVLEGLKGKLQANIR
- the pheS gene encoding phenylalanine--tRNA ligase subunit alpha, with the protein product MNDKLAIIGAEAEEKISGCRSLAELEALRVLYLGRKGELTELLKSVSSLPPEERPSFGAATNQLKVRIGELLDARKAGLSVSQRKSQHSQEAVDITLPGRRLFAGHRHPLSQLLEDISDIFHGMGFSVAEGPDVESSRNNFDALNTPENHPSRDMQDTFYLNNDQSLLMRTHTSPVQIRTMKSQPPPVRIIAPGRCYRRDAIDASHMPVFHQCEGLYVDRKASLADLKGILNYFARQLLGEKVKIRFRPHFFPFTEPSVEYDFSCLFCGGKGCRVCKQSGWLEISGAGMVDPNVFKNVGYDPEVYQGFAWGLGLERVAMLRYGINDIRMFYQGDMRFLEQF